One genomic region from Hyalangium ruber encodes:
- a CDS encoding NAD(P)/FAD-dependent oxidoreductase — protein sequence MAYRVNNIGLWLDEPEELLGQRAAEKLGVTRSDLASVRVVRSVLDARKKGSPRYIYTLEVTLAPGRTAVRLPPDVSEAPPPPEPLPRVKEPERWPLIIGTGPAGLFCALGLLERGVRSILLERGREVVTRRKDVAKLMRDGSLHPESNMNFGEGGAGAYTDGKLSTRINHPMVRKVIETFAQYGAPDHILVDGKPHIGSDLLPGAVARIRDMLIAGGCQVHFEQRVEDLLYRDGHVAGVRMADGRTLESDRVVLAPGNSARELYERFATDGRVSVEAKPFAIGFRAEHPQGLINSIQYGNAAKNPKLPPADYKLAENLEVDGEVRGIYSFCMCPGGIVVPTPTEEGLQCTNGMSNSRRNAKYANAGIVVTVSVQDFEKEGFRGPLAGLEFQRHWEKKAYELGGGRFFAPAQTIPDYLAGRVKKEPGGTSYRPGLVHADLNRLFPERLTQSIKQALRGFDRKMRGFISEEGKLIGIESRTSSPLRITRGEDLQSVSLRGLYPGGEGCGYAGGIVSSAIDGLRIAEQIAGELA from the coding sequence ATGGCGTACCGGGTGAACAACATCGGGCTGTGGCTGGACGAGCCGGAGGAGCTGCTCGGCCAGCGAGCAGCCGAGAAGCTGGGGGTGACCCGGTCCGACCTGGCATCGGTGCGCGTGGTGCGCTCGGTGCTGGACGCGCGCAAGAAGGGCAGCCCCCGCTACATCTATACGCTGGAAGTCACGCTGGCCCCGGGCCGCACCGCCGTGCGCCTGCCGCCAGACGTGAGCGAGGCGCCACCGCCGCCCGAGCCGCTGCCGCGCGTGAAGGAGCCGGAGCGCTGGCCGCTCATCATCGGCACCGGCCCCGCGGGCCTGTTCTGCGCCCTGGGGCTGCTGGAGCGCGGGGTGCGCAGCATCCTCCTGGAGCGAGGCCGCGAGGTGGTGACGCGCCGCAAGGATGTGGCGAAGCTGATGCGCGACGGCTCGCTGCACCCGGAGAGCAACATGAACTTCGGCGAGGGCGGCGCCGGGGCCTATACGGACGGCAAGCTGTCCACGCGCATCAACCACCCCATGGTGCGCAAGGTCATCGAGACGTTCGCGCAGTACGGCGCGCCGGACCACATCCTCGTGGATGGCAAGCCGCACATCGGCTCGGACCTGCTGCCGGGCGCGGTGGCGCGCATCCGGGACATGCTCATCGCCGGCGGCTGCCAGGTGCATTTCGAGCAGCGGGTGGAGGATCTGCTCTACCGCGATGGCCACGTGGCGGGCGTCCGGATGGCGGATGGGCGCACCCTGGAGAGCGATCGGGTGGTGCTGGCGCCGGGCAACTCGGCCCGTGAGCTGTACGAGCGCTTCGCCACCGACGGGCGCGTGAGCGTCGAGGCCAAGCCCTTCGCCATCGGCTTCCGCGCCGAGCACCCGCAGGGACTCATCAACAGCATCCAGTACGGCAACGCGGCGAAGAACCCGAAGCTGCCCCCGGCCGACTACAAGCTGGCGGAGAACCTCGAGGTGGATGGCGAGGTGCGCGGCATCTACTCGTTCTGCATGTGCCCTGGCGGCATCGTCGTGCCCACGCCCACCGAAGAGGGCCTGCAATGCACCAACGGCATGAGCAACTCGCGCCGCAACGCGAAGTACGCCAACGCCGGCATCGTCGTCACCGTGTCCGTGCAGGACTTCGAGAAGGAGGGCTTCCGGGGGCCGCTGGCGGGCCTGGAGTTCCAGCGCCACTGGGAGAAGAAGGCGTATGAGCTGGGCGGAGGCCGCTTCTTCGCCCCGGCGCAGACCATCCCCGACTACCTCGCCGGCCGCGTGAAGAAGGAGCCGGGCGGCACCAGCTACCGGCCCGGCCTCGTTCACGCGGACCTCAACCGCCTCTTCCCCGAGCGGCTCACGCAGTCCATCAAGCAGGCCCTGCGCGGCTTCGACCGCAAGATGCGCGGCTTCATCAGCGAGGAGGGCAAGCTCATCGGCATCGAGAGCCGCACCAGCTCTCCGCTGCGTATTACTCGGGGCGAGGACCTCCAGTCCGTGTCGCTCCGGGGGCTGTACCCCGGCGGCGAGGGGTGTGGCTACGCGGGCGGGATCGTCTCCTCGGCTATTGATGGCCTCCGCATCGCTGAACAGATTGCGGGGGAGCTGGCCTGA
- a CDS encoding class I SAM-dependent rRNA methyltransferase produces MFNTYLSREAAQKLRHGAFWLRREDILSMDGTPNAGEPVQLRDEDGQVLGLGDVDLESSSYAIRRLGLPEEAAEGLIPRHVRHALERRAHLVDDPRFCRLVNDDGDGLPGLIVDRYDTHFVIQTLTRAMDARIEELTRAIVEVAGAGSVLLRNDSHRRRQMGLAPQRPHVLYGTPPRWCRVLELGARFTVDLTYGLNTGYHYDHRELRRFIARLARDARVLDPCCNVGGLFIHAGLHGARQLLAFDGDADAADLARENAEANGLLGRVRVETGSTLAVLKGQTDTFDLVLLDTREADSSEGFIEFVRLGLRRTRHGGRLLLTGYHPPLALGAFEELVAEACEREQRVAFRLARLGLPPDHPSPVNTPGADYLDAVALEVN; encoded by the coding sequence TTGTTCAACACCTACCTGTCCCGAGAGGCGGCGCAGAAGCTCCGTCACGGTGCCTTCTGGCTGCGCCGGGAGGACATTCTCTCCATGGACGGCACCCCCAACGCGGGCGAGCCCGTCCAACTCCGCGATGAGGATGGGCAGGTGCTCGGACTGGGAGACGTGGACCTCGAGTCCTCCTCCTATGCCATCCGCCGCCTGGGTCTGCCCGAAGAGGCCGCCGAAGGCCTCATCCCCCGCCACGTCCGCCATGCCCTCGAGCGGAGGGCCCACCTCGTCGACGATCCGCGCTTCTGTCGACTGGTGAACGATGACGGGGACGGGCTGCCCGGCCTCATCGTGGACCGGTACGACACGCACTTCGTCATCCAGACCCTCACCCGGGCCATGGACGCGCGCATCGAAGAGCTCACCCGCGCCATCGTGGAGGTGGCCGGCGCCGGCTCGGTGCTCCTGCGCAACGACTCGCACCGCCGTCGGCAGATGGGGCTCGCCCCGCAGCGCCCCCACGTGCTGTACGGCACCCCGCCCCGCTGGTGCCGCGTGCTGGAGCTGGGCGCGCGCTTCACCGTGGACCTCACCTACGGGCTCAACACCGGCTACCACTATGACCACCGCGAGCTGCGCCGCTTCATCGCGCGCCTGGCCCGCGACGCCCGGGTGCTGGACCCGTGCTGCAACGTGGGAGGCCTCTTCATCCACGCGGGCCTCCATGGAGCGCGGCAGTTGCTGGCCTTCGACGGAGACGCGGACGCCGCGGACCTGGCGCGCGAGAACGCCGAGGCCAACGGGCTGCTCGGCCGGGTCCGGGTAGAGACAGGCTCCACCCTGGCCGTCCTCAAGGGCCAGACGGACACCTTCGACCTGGTGCTGCTCGACACCCGCGAGGCGGACTCCTCCGAGGGCTTCATCGAGTTCGTTCGCCTGGGGTTGCGGCGCACCCGCCATGGCGGCCGGCTGCTGCTGACCGGCTACCACCCGCCCCTGGCCCTGGGTGCCTTCGAGGAGCTGGTGGCCGAGGCCTGCGAGCGCGAGCAACGCGTGGCCTTCCGGCTGGCCCGGCTGGGCCTGCCTCCGGACCACCCCTCCCCCGTGAACACCCCCGGGGCCGACTACCTGGACGCGGTCGCACTTGAAGTGAATTGA